The Flavobacterium sp. CBA20B-1 genome includes the window TATTTGCTCATTTTATTAGTAGGATAGATTAGGGAAAAGATAAAAAGGAAAAGAGGCAAAAGCCTCTTTTTATTATTTTGTGATATGCAGTTCAAAAATTAAATTGGTGTTGGGTGGAATTACATCGCCAGCACCTGTGGCACCGTATGCTAAGTGCGATGGAATAAAAATATAGGCTTTGTCACCAATACTCAATTGGTCAATACCTTCGATAAATCCAGGGATTAAACCATCTTTTTGTCCGGCAACAAATGGAATTGGAATGTATTGGTTGGCAGCTTTTCGTTGTGCATCTACCATATTATATTTTGCAGCGGTAGTTTCAAAACTAGTATCAAACAAACGACCATTTTCAAAATAACCCGCATAGCCCACATTAATTTTGTCGCCTTGTTTTGGTTTTCCGCCGTTTCCTTTTTCAAAGATATAATACGATATGCCCGAAGCTGTAGTTTTTGCTTTAGCTTTCGCCGTATTTAACGTAGTTTCCATTTCTTTGGCAACACCTTCGGTTGCTTTCATAGCTTCTTCTTTAGCTTTGAGTGCCTCTTCTTGCTTTTTTTCATTTTCGGCTTGTTTTTCTTTAAAAACTTTTGGAGCATCAAACGCTTTAGCCTTATCGCCCGAACGAACAATATCAATATGCTCTATTTTGTCTCCTAGGGCAATAGTGTTTACGATGTTTTGCCCTTCAATTACATGACCAAAAACACTGTGCATGCCATCTAAGTGCGGTGTAGGACCATGGGTGATAAAAAACTGTGAACCGTTTGTAGTTGGTCCGGCATTAGCCATTGATAAAATACCCGCTTTATCATGTTTTAAATCAGGGTGAAACTCATCGGCAAATACATAACCAGGACCGCCTTCGCCCGTTCCGTTTGGATCGCCGCCTTGAATCATGAAATCGGCAATTACGCGGTGAAACGTTAACCCATCGTAAAATGGTTTTCCTTTAAATTTATTTTCAACAGATGGATTATTTCCTTCTGCTAAACTTACAAAGTTTGCAACTGTTAAGGGGGTTTTTTCATATTCTAATTGCGCCACGATTTTTCCTTTATTGGTATAAATTTCGGCATACAATCCTTCTGGTAGATTGGTTTCGTTTTCTTTTTTACACGAAACAAATAGAGTAGCTGCAAGAGCAGCCAAAGCAAAAAGTTTTTTCATTATTTATGAATTAAGGTTTGATATCAACGTAAAAAACTAAATTGGAGTTTGCGGGAATTGGCCCCATGGCACGTTCTCCATATCCTAAATTTGAGGGAATAAAGATATATGCTTTATCGCCTTTGTTTAGCTGCAGCAAACCTTCTGTCATTCCTTCGATAAAACCGCCTTTGTTTCCAAAAGTATAGTCTAAGGGTTTGTATGCATTTGCTGCTTTTCTTTGCGGGTTGAAAATGTCTTGTTTTATTGCCAATTCTTCAATTCCGGTGTCAAACAATGTTCCATCTGCTAAATATCCTGCATAATCAAACGAAATTTTTTCTCCTTCGGTTGGTTTGATGCCTGCACCTTTTTCTGTTACATA containing:
- a CDS encoding peptidylprolyl isomerase — its product is MKKLFALAALAATLFVSCKKENETNLPEGLYAEIYTNKGKIVAQLEYEKTPLTVANFVSLAEGNNPSVENKFKGKPFYDGLTFHRVIADFMIQGGDPNGTGEGGPGYVFADEFHPDLKHDKAGILSMANAGPTTNGSQFFITHGPTPHLDGMHSVFGHVIEGQNIVNTIALGDKIEHIDIVRSGDKAKAFDAPKVFKEKQAENEKKQEEALKAKEEAMKATEGVAKEMETTLNTAKAKAKTTASGISYYIFEKGNGGKPKQGDKINVGYAGYFENGRLFDTSFETTAAKYNMVDAQRKAANQYIPIPFVAGQKDGLIPGFIEGIDQLSIGDKAYIFIPSHLAYGATGAGDVIPPNTNLIFELHITK